A section of the Methanocaldococcus sp. FS406-22 genome encodes:
- a CDS encoding tetratricopeptide repeat protein, producing the protein MDRKRTPRVDALEAVANVLRAYRELFEGNLIKALYYVDKALELEPDFYLALFLKGLILYAKGEVKEAITTFEELLSYESKNPITWVFVGQLYGMSGNCDEALRCYDKALGIENKFLSAFLLKTICLEFLGEYDELLKCYDEILSYVPNFVPMWVKKAEILRKLGRYEDALLCLNRALELKPHDKNALYLKGVLLKRMGKFREALECFKKLIDELKVRWIDAIRHAVSLMLALSDLKEAERYIDMGLKIRKDDVALWYYRGELYERLGKLDEALKCYEKVIELQPHYIKALLSKARIYERQGNIETAIEYYNKAVENIHKDHGE; encoded by the coding sequence ATGGACAGAAAGAGAACCCCAAGAGTAGATGCATTAGAAGCGGTAGCTAATGTTTTAAGAGCTTATAGAGAATTATTTGAAGGAAATTTGATAAAAGCACTTTATTATGTTGATAAAGCATTGGAATTAGAGCCAGACTTCTACTTAGCTTTGTTTTTGAAGGGATTGATATTGTATGCTAAAGGAGAAGTGAAAGAGGCAATTACAACATTTGAAGAATTGTTATCCTATGAGTCAAAAAATCCTATAACATGGGTATTTGTTGGGCAACTGTATGGAATGTCAGGAAATTGTGATGAAGCATTAAGGTGCTATGATAAAGCATTGGGAATTGAAAATAAGTTTCTATCGGCGTTTTTACTTAAGACGATTTGTTTAGAGTTCTTAGGAGAGTATGATGAACTATTAAAATGCTACGATGAGATATTGTCATATGTTCCAAACTTTGTTCCAATGTGGGTTAAAAAGGCTGAGATATTAAGAAAATTAGGAAGGTATGAAGATGCATTACTATGTTTAAACAGAGCCTTAGAGTTAAAACCCCACGACAAAAATGCCTTATATTTAAAAGGCGTTTTGTTAAAAAGAATGGGTAAATTTAGAGAGGCACTTGAATGTTTCAAAAAATTAATAGACGAATTAAAGGTAAGATGGATAGATGCTATAAGACATGCTGTTTCTTTAATGTTAGCTCTTAGCGATTTAAAAGAGGCTGAGAGATATATAGACATGGGCTTGAAAATAAGAAAAGATGATGTGGCTTTGTGGTATTATAGAGGGGAATTGTATGAGAGATTAGGAAAATTAGATGAAGCATTAAAATGCTATGAGAAAGTTATTGAACTACAGCCACATTACATAAAAGCACTTTTGAGTAAAGCAAGAATCTATGAAAGGCAAGGAAATATCGAGACAGCAATTGAATACTACAATAAAGCTGTAGAAAATATACATAAAGACCATGGAGAATAA